The proteins below come from a single Dasypus novemcinctus isolate mDasNov1 chromosome 22, mDasNov1.1.hap2, whole genome shotgun sequence genomic window:
- the TCF19 gene encoding transcription factor 19 yields the protein MLPCFQLLRIGGGGGGDLYTFHPPTGAGCTYRLGRRADLCDVALRPQQEPGLISGVHAELHAERRGDGWRVSLEDLSSQGTLVNNVRIPRGHRLELSDGDLLTFGPEGLPGTSPSEFYFMFQQVRVKPQDFAAITTPRSRGEEGAGGGFRPMLPSRGTPQRPLSTPKSTLILNSIGSLSKLRPQPLTFSRSGAGREPQGLSLPTPHGEAGSPPSAPPPAPRNRRKSAHRVLAELEDERGSPESPPPEHTEPRKKLRGEKSPLTPSGNRRGRPRKHPASTPAFGGGEPCAAPRCRLPQEEPVAWVQCDGCDVWFHVACVGCSFQAAREKDFQCPGCRAGLPT from the exons ATGCTGCCCTGCTTCCAGCTGCTGCGCatcggcggcggcggcggcggcgacctCTACACCTTCCACCCCCCGACCGGGGCCGGCTGCACCTACCGCCTGGGCCGCAGGGCGGACCTGTGCGATGTGGCCCTGCGGCCCCAGCAGGAGCCCGGCCTCATCTCCGGGGTCCACGCGGAGCTGCATGCCGAGCGCCGGGGCGACGGCTGGAGGGTCAGCCTGGAGGACCTGAGCAGCCAAG GGACCTTGGTCAACAATGTCCGAATCCCAAGAGGTCACAGGCTGGAGTTGAGCGATGGTGACCTCCTGACCTTTGGCCCCGAGGGGCTGCCGGGAACCAGCCCCTCCGAGTTCTACTTCATGTTCCAGCAAGTCCGAGTCAAGCCTCAGGACtttgctgccatcaccacccCCCGGTCGAGGGGAGAAGAGGGGGCCGGGGGTGGCTTCCGGCCCATGCTGCCCTCCCGGGGGACCCCACAGAGGCCCCTCAGCACCCCAAAGTCCACACTGATCCTCAACTCCATCGGCAGCCTCAGCAAGCTCCGGCCCCAGCCCCTCACCTTCTCCCGGAGCGGGGCTGGGCGCGAGCCTCAGGGCttgtccctgcccaccccccatggGGAAGCGGGGAGCCCACCttccgccccgcccccggctcccAGAAACCGGAGGAAATCGGCCCACCGAGTGCTGGCGGAGCTGGAAGACGAAAGGGGGTCCCCCGAAAGCCCCCCACCCGAGCACACAGAGCCCAGGAAGAAACTGCGCGGAGAGAAGTCACCGCTGACGCCCAGCGG AAATCGTCGTGGGCGTCCTCGGAAGCACCCGGCTAGCACCCCTGCGTTTGGGGGCGGGGAGCCGTGTGCAGCCCCTCGCTGCCGCCTGCCCCAGGAGGAGCCGGTGGCCTGGGTTCAGTGTGATGGCTGTGACGTTTGGTTCCACGTGGCCTGTGTTGGCTGCAGCTTCCAGGCTGCCAGGGAGAAGGACTTCCAGTGTCCAGGCTGCCGTGCTGGCTTGCCGACCTGA
- the POU5F1 gene encoding POU domain, class 5, transcription factor 1, translating to MAGHLAPDFAFSPPPGGGGEGPAGPEAAAGWVDPRAWLGFQGPPGGPGAGPGAGPGAEVWGLPPCPPPYDFCGGAAFCGPQVGVGLLPQGGLELAPAEGAAGAEGSPDGASPEPHAADPGAAKLDKEKLEQNPEEAQDIKALQKELEQFAKLLKQKRITLGYTQADVGLTLGVLFGKVFSQTTICRFEALQLSFKNMCKLRPLLQKWVEEADSNENLQEICKTETLLQQARKRKRTSIENRVRGNLESMFLQCPKPTLQQISHIAQQLGLEKDVVRVWFCNRRQKGKRSSSDCPQREEFEAAGSPFPGAPVSFPLAPGPHFGAPGYGGPHFAALYSSVPFPEGEAFPSVQVGSLGSPMHSS from the exons ATGGCGGGACACCTGGCTCCGGACTTCGCCTTCTCGCCGCCACCGGGCGGGGGGGGCGAGGGGCCTGCCGGGCCCGAGGCCGCCGCCGGCTGGGTCgacccccgggcctggctgggCTTCCAGGGCCCTCCCGGCGGgccgggggccgggccgggggccgggccgggcgcgGAGGTGTGGGGGCTGCCCCCGTGCCCCCCGCCCTACGACTTCTGCGGAGGGGCAGCCTTCTGCGGGCCCCAGGTGGGAGTGGGGCTGCTGCCTCAGGGCGGCCTGGAGCTCGCGCCGGCCGAGGGCGCGGCTGGGGCCGAGGGCAGCCCCGATGGGGCCTCCCCCGAGCCCCACGCTGCGGACCCTGGAGCGGCGAAGCTGGACAAGGAGAAGCTGGAACAGAACCCCGAGGAG GCCCAGGACATCAAGGCCCTGCAGAAGGAACTCGAGCAGTTTGCCAAGCTCCTGAAGCAGAAGCGCATCACGCTGGGGTACACCCAGGCCGACGTGGGGCTCACCCTGGGGGTGCTTTTCG GCAAGGTGTTCAGCCAGACGACCATCTGCCGCTTCGAGGCCCTGCAGCTGAGCTTCAAGAACATGTGCAAGCTGCGGCCCCTGCTCCAGAAGTGGGTGGAGGAGGCGGACAGCAACGAGAACCTCCAGGAG ATATGCAAAACGGAGACCCTCCTGCAGCAGGCCCGGAAGAGAAAGCGGACGAGCATCGAGAACAGAGTGAGGGGCAACCTGGAGAGCATGTTCCTGCAGTGCCCAAAGCCCACGCTGCAGCAGATCAGCCACATCGCCCAGCAGCTCGGGCTGGAGAAGGAC GTGGTCCGAGTGTGGTTCTGTAACCGGCGCCAGAAGGGCAAGCGGTCGAGCAGTGACTGTCCACAGCGGGAGGAATTCGAGGCTGCCGGCTCTCCTTTCCCAGGGGCACCCGTGTCCTTTCCTCTGGCACCAGGGCCCCACTTCGGGGCCCCGGGCTACGGGGGCCCTCACTTCGCTGCCCTGTACTCCTCTGTCCCTTTCCCAGAGGGGGAAGCCTTCCCCTCTGTCCAGGTGGGCAGTCTGGGCTCTCCCATGCATTCCAGCTGA
- the LOC139437361 gene encoding basic salivary proline-rich protein 3-like, which translates to MTEGQNPPPRVGPRRGGQQASRKARSRLARGGDPAGPPWNGGPGAGSAAGGASRDAPPPRPPPQAPLPLVAAARAGGGRFRKPSRGRGRPRAPPRGPAAGGCAPRRKAGAPARTAAWRGPRGPARAPHPHRPRLPKRRPSPSRRLPEPGARPGGGAGWRAGGGPAAVSL; encoded by the coding sequence ATGACCGAGGGACAGAATCCACCGCCTCGCGTGGGCCCCCGCCGAGGGGGCCAGCAGGCCTCCAGGAAGGCGCGGTCCCGCCTCGCGCGCGGCGGCGACCCAGCGGGGCCGCCCTGGAacggcgggccgggggcggggtcGGCCGCGGGCGGGGCCTCCCGCGACGCGCcacccccccgcccacccccgcaGGCCCCGCTGCCCCTCGTCGCTGCGGCCCGGGCTGGAGGCGGCCGGTTCCGGAAGCCGAGCAGGGGGCGCGGGAGACCCCGCGCCCCACCCCGCGGGCCCGCAGCCGGGGGCTGCGCTCCCAGGAGGAAGGCGGGCGCGCCCGCACGCACCGCGGCCTGGCGGGGGCCCCGCGGCCCCGCACGCGCGCCCCACCCGCACCGCCCCCGGCTCCCGAAACGCAGACCGAGCCCTTCGCGACGCCTCCCCGAGCCAGGCGCGCGGCCTGGGGGCGGCGCCGGGTGGAGAGCCGGGGGCGGGCCCGCCGCCGTCAGCCTCTAA